The following proteins are encoded in a genomic region of Tenebrio molitor chromosome 7, icTenMoli1.1, whole genome shotgun sequence:
- the LOC138134394 gene encoding folylpolyglutamate synthase, mitochondrial-like isoform X2, with protein MSDFITLFPKKFSFIYIVRNRKFSTFPVFPAKMMQQASKNHDYEACIEALNNLQSNAQYIKLKSASNGNYNGDQLNQVKKYLNRAGLSLDKLDELSVIHVAGTKGKGTTCAFSERILREHGYTTGFYSSPHLFEVRERIRINGKPIARADFAKYFWKVYNALNQTKIDDHDMPLFFRFMTIMAFMVFLEKKVDVAIIEVGIGGEYDCTNVLRKVPVIGITSLGIDHVSLLGSTIETIAWNKAGIMKEGCKAFTVPQPGAAMSVLKKRSIEKKCQLEVVENLHFKFPPNTTSCPPHILNLNASLAVTLCKTWLSIKHNNNLGHLMSKEITEKALFNCTWPGRFQVKHEKNISYYLDGAHTLESIIICANWFKDITKCSKKKKALMFNVTGDRNAEALLRQLHRCNFNVVLFVTNSSGKSTKSDNTISIFKSLDELMEKCEQHKQLWSKLENSDDDSTKTEICKVFPTAVSAIEFLTNQDNFDLLVTGSIHLIGSVLSVLDPNLNEVS; from the exons ATGTCTGATTTCATAACCTTATTTCCAAAGaaatttagttttatttaCATAGTGC GaaatagaaaattttctaCGTTTCCGGTATTTCCAGCCAAGATGATGCAACAAGCATCCAAAAATCACGACTATGAA gCTTGTATTGAAGctttaaacaatttacaaagCAACGCGCAatatatcaaattaaaatcgGCATCTAATGGTAATTACAATGGCGACCAGCTTAAtcaagtgaaaaaatatttgaacag ggCTGGGTTATCTTTGGACAAATTGGATGAATTATCAGTGATCCACGTCGCAGGAACAAAGGGGAAGGGCACGACGTGTGCGTTTTCCGAAAGGATATTAAGAGAACATGGGTACACTACAGGGTTTTACTCTTCACCGCATTTATTCGAGGTCAGAGAAAGAATCAGAATCAACGGTAAACCGATAGCTAGAGCAGACTTCGCCAAGTACTTCTGGAAAGTCTACAATGCCCTAAATCAGACTAAG attgaCGATCATGATATGCCTTTGTTTTTTCGATTCATGACAATTATGGCTTTTATGGTTTTTCTGGAAAAGAAAGTTGACGTCGCGATTATCGAAGTCGGGATAGGAGGAGAGTATGACTGCACAAATGTTTTAAG GAAAGTCCCTGTAATTGGAATAACATCCTTGGGTATAGATCACGTGTCCTTATTAGGGTCTACTATTGAGACAATAGCCTGGAATAAAGCTGGCATCATGAAAGAGGGGTGCAAAGCTTTTACAGTTCCTCAACCAGGGGCCGCCATGAGCGTGCTCAAAAAACGCAGTATTGAGAAAAAG TGCCAACTTGAAGTCGTAGAAAATTTGCACTTTAAATTTCCGCCCAACACAACCTCGTGTCCGCCCCATATCTTAAACTTAAACGCTAGTCTGGCTGTGACGTTATGTAAAACTTGGCTGTCCATAA AACATAACAATAATTTGGGACATCTCATGTCAAAAGAAATCACAGAAAAAGCACTTTTCAACTGTACTTGGCCTGGCAGGTTTCAAGTGAAACACGAGAAAAACATTTC TTATTACTTGGACGGTGCACACACTCTCGAGAGCATAATTATCTGCGCCAATTGGTTTAAAGATATTACGAAGtgttcaaaaaagaaaaaagctcTCATGTTTAATGTTACTGGCGATCGCAACGCCGAAGCCTTGTTGAGGCAGTTACACCgatgtaattttaatgttgttttgtttgtgaCGAACAGTAGCGGCAAGTCTACAAAGTCAG ATaatacaatttcaatttttaaatcccTAGATGAGTTGATGGAGAAATGCGAGCAACACAAGCAGCTGTGGTCAAAACTGGAAAACAGTGATGACGACTCGACGAAGACAGAAATTTGTAAAGTATTTCCTACCGCAGTTAGTGCCATCGAGTTTCTTACGAATCAAGATAATTTCGATTTGCTGGTTACTGGTTCCATACATTTAATAGGAAGTGTCTTAAGCGTACTAGACCCAAACTTAAATGAAGTAAGTTGA
- the fzr gene encoding fizzy-related protein homolog, whose amino-acid sequence MSFESLDDRILRTVKLSVSKDLFGVRNYQEPRTQANCDRFIPCRAGNNWETSFATLPDTSKNSQTGKKTRETGENTRDGSVYNILLRNELFGENTEDVKSQCDERQVLTPVKNKNLFRYGTPSKMERTPNASKFQSSPYSLSPLSLSSQRLLRSPHKATRKISRIPFKVLDAPELQDDFYLNLVDWSVQNVLSVGLGSCVYLWSACTSQVTRLCDLSADGNVVTSVAWSERGHLVAVGTHHGYVTVWDVAVNKQVNKLQGHSARVGALAWNGDVLSSGSRDRLILQRDTRTPPTVTERRLVGHRQEVCGLKWSPDNQYLASGGNDNRLYVWNMQSLSPVQTYTDHLAAVKAIAWSPHHHGLLASGGGTADRCIRFWNTLTGQPMQSVDTGSQVCNLAWSKHSSELVSTHGYSQNQILVWKYPSLTQVAKLTGHSYRVLYLALSPDGEAIVTGAGDETLRFWNVFSKARSQKETRSVLSLYTGIR is encoded by the exons ATGTCGTTCGAAAGTTTAGACGATCGGATTCTTCGCACCGTAAAATTGTCAGTGTCCAAAGACTTATTTGGAGTGAGAAATTACCAAGAGCCTCGAACGCAAGCCAATTGTGACAGATTTATACCATGCAGGGCAGGAAACAATTGGGAAACGAGCTTTGCAACCCTGCCAGACACGAGCAAAAATTCACAGACGGGAAAGAAGACCAGGGAAACTGGGGAAAATACCAGAGATGGTTCTGTTTACAATATTCTGTTGCGAAATGAACTGTTTGGGGAAAATACGGAAGACGTCAAATCACAGTGTGATGAAAGACAAGTGCTCACTCCTGTCAAGAACAAGAATTTGTTCAGATATGGGACACCCTCAAAG ATGGAGAGAACCCCGAACGCCAGCAAGTTCCAATCCAGCCCCTACTCTCTCAGCCCGCTGAGCCTCAGCAGCCAAAGACTGCTCCGTTCACCCCACAAGGCCACCAGGAAGATATCGAGGATACCGTTCAAAGTTCTGGACGCTCCCGAGCTCCAGGACGACTTCTACCTGAATCTAGTCGATTGGTCGGTGCAAAACGTCCTGAGCGTGGGACTGGGAAGTTGTGTTTATCTGTGGTCGGCGTGTACTAGTCAAGTGACGAGACTTTGCGATCTCTCGGCGGACGGTAACGTCGTGACGTCGGTGGCGTGGAGTGAAAGAGGACATTTGGTGGCGGTGGGAACCCATCACGGTTACGTGACCGTATGGGATGTGGCGGTCAACAAACAGGTCAATAAGTTGCAAGGACACTCGGCCAGGGTGGGAGCGCTGGCCTGGAACGGGGATGTGCTCAGTTCGGGGAGCAGGGATAGGCTCATCTTACAGAGGGACACAAGGACTCCAC CAACTGTGACTGAACGAAGGTTGGTTGGCCACCGTCAAGAAGTCTGCGGTCTGAAATGGTCCCCCGACAACCAATACTTGGCTTCAGGGGGAAACGACAACAGACTCTACGTCTGGAACATGCAGTCCCTCTCCCCGGTACAAACATACACCGACCACCTGGCCGCAGTAAAAGCCATCGCGTGGTCGCCCCATCATCACGGTCTTCTAGCGTCGGGAGGCGGAACTGCCGACAGGTGCATAAGATTTTGGAACACTTTGACGGGTCAACCCATGCAGAGCGTCGACACAG GGTCGCAAGTGTGCAATCTGGCATGGTCGAAACACAGCTCGGAGTTGGTCTCGACCCACGGATACTCGCAGAATCAGATTCTGGTGTGGAAATATCCGAGTCTCACGCAAGTTGCCAAGTTGACAGGACATTCGTACAGGGTGTTGTATTTAGCCTTGTCGCCGGACGGCGAGGCGATCGTTACGGGGGCGGGCGACGAAACGTTGAGGTTTTGGAACGTTTTTAGCAAAGCGCGCTCCCAAAAAGAAACCAGGTCCGTTCTTAGTTTATACACGGGGATACGTTAG
- the Ras85D gene encoding ras-like protein 1 codes for MTEYKLVVVGAGGVGKSALTIQLIQNHFVDEYDPTIEDSYRKQVVIDGETCLLDILDTAGQEEYSAMRDQYMRTGEGFLLVFAVNSAKSFEDIGTYREQIKRVKDAEEVPMVLVGNKCDLSSWAVDMNQAREVARQYGIPFVETSAKTRMGVDEAFYTLVREIRKDKNSRGKRSHKYIGGHGRVPFKLRCTIL; via the exons ATGACTGAATACAAATTAGTAGTAGTAGGAGCGGGTGGTGTCGGCAAATCAGCTTTGACCATACAACTAATACAGAACCACTTCGTCGACGAGTACGACCCTACTATTGAAGACTCCTATCGAAAACAAGTGGTCATAGATGGGGAGACGTGTTTACTCGATATTTTGGACACGGCGGGTCAAGAAGAATACAGTGCCATGCGAGACCAGTACATGAGGACAGGTGAAGGTTTCCTTCTGGTTTTCGCCGTAAATTCAGCAAAAAGTTTCGAAGATATCGGTACATACAGGGAACAGATCAAAAGGGTCAAAGACGCAGAGGAAGTGCCCATGGTCTTAGTAGGAAACAAGTGTGATTTGTCTTCATGGGCTGTAGACATGAACCAAGCTAGAGAG GTGGCGAGGCAATACGGTATTCCATTTGTGGAGACATCTGCGAAGACGAGGATGGGTGTGGATGAGGCGTTTTACACATTAGTTAGGGAAATACGTAAGGACAAAAACAGCCGCGGTAAACGTTCGCATAAGTACATCGGTGGCCACGGTCGGGTTCCTTTTAAGTTGCGGTGCACTATTCTATAA
- the LOC138134394 gene encoding folylpolyglutamate synthase, mitochondrial-like isoform X3, with product MSDFITLFPKKFSFIYIVRNRKFSTFPVFPAKMMQQASKNHDYEACIEALNNLQSNAQYIKLKSASNGNYNGDQLNQVKKYLNRAGLSLDKLDELSVIHVAGTKGKGTTCAFSERILREHGYTTGFYSSPHLFEVRERIRINGKPIARADFAKYFWKVYNALNQTKIDDHDMPLFFRFMTIMAFMVFLEKKVDVAIIEVGIGGEYDCTNVLRKVPVIGITSLGIDHVSLLGSTIETIAWNKAGIMKEGCKAFTVPQPGAAMSVLKKRSIEKKCQLEVVENLHFKFPPNTTSCPPHILNLNASLAVTLCKTWLSITYFTEHNNNLGHLMSKEITEKALFNCTWPGRFQVKHEKNISYYLDGAHTLESIIICANWFKDITKCSKKKKALMFNVTGDRNAEALLRQLHRCNFNVVLFVTNSSGKSTKSDELMEKCEQHKQLWSKLENSDDDSTKTEICKVFPTAVSAIEFLTNQDNFDLLVTGSIHLIGSVLSVLDPNLNEVS from the exons ATGTCTGATTTCATAACCTTATTTCCAAAGaaatttagttttatttaCATAGTGC GaaatagaaaattttctaCGTTTCCGGTATTTCCAGCCAAGATGATGCAACAAGCATCCAAAAATCACGACTATGAA gCTTGTATTGAAGctttaaacaatttacaaagCAACGCGCAatatatcaaattaaaatcgGCATCTAATGGTAATTACAATGGCGACCAGCTTAAtcaagtgaaaaaatatttgaacag ggCTGGGTTATCTTTGGACAAATTGGATGAATTATCAGTGATCCACGTCGCAGGAACAAAGGGGAAGGGCACGACGTGTGCGTTTTCCGAAAGGATATTAAGAGAACATGGGTACACTACAGGGTTTTACTCTTCACCGCATTTATTCGAGGTCAGAGAAAGAATCAGAATCAACGGTAAACCGATAGCTAGAGCAGACTTCGCCAAGTACTTCTGGAAAGTCTACAATGCCCTAAATCAGACTAAG attgaCGATCATGATATGCCTTTGTTTTTTCGATTCATGACAATTATGGCTTTTATGGTTTTTCTGGAAAAGAAAGTTGACGTCGCGATTATCGAAGTCGGGATAGGAGGAGAGTATGACTGCACAAATGTTTTAAG GAAAGTCCCTGTAATTGGAATAACATCCTTGGGTATAGATCACGTGTCCTTATTAGGGTCTACTATTGAGACAATAGCCTGGAATAAAGCTGGCATCATGAAAGAGGGGTGCAAAGCTTTTACAGTTCCTCAACCAGGGGCCGCCATGAGCGTGCTCAAAAAACGCAGTATTGAGAAAAAG TGCCAACTTGAAGTCGTAGAAAATTTGCACTTTAAATTTCCGCCCAACACAACCTCGTGTCCGCCCCATATCTTAAACTTAAACGCTAGTCTGGCTGTGACGTTATGTAAAACTTGGCTGTCCATAA CTTATTTTACAGAACATAACAATAATTTGGGACATCTCATGTCAAAAGAAATCACAGAAAAAGCACTTTTCAACTGTACTTGGCCTGGCAGGTTTCAAGTGAAACACGAGAAAAACATTTC TTATTACTTGGACGGTGCACACACTCTCGAGAGCATAATTATCTGCGCCAATTGGTTTAAAGATATTACGAAGtgttcaaaaaagaaaaaagctcTCATGTTTAATGTTACTGGCGATCGCAACGCCGAAGCCTTGTTGAGGCAGTTACACCgatgtaattttaatgttgttttgtttgtgaCGAACAGTAGCGGCAAGTCTACAAAGTCAG ATGAGTTGATGGAGAAATGCGAGCAACACAAGCAGCTGTGGTCAAAACTGGAAAACAGTGATGACGACTCGACGAAGACAGAAATTTGTAAAGTATTTCCTACCGCAGTTAGTGCCATCGAGTTTCTTACGAATCAAGATAATTTCGATTTGCTGGTTACTGGTTCCATACATTTAATAGGAAGTGTCTTAAGCGTACTAGACCCAAACTTAAATGAAGTAAGTTGA
- the LOC138134394 gene encoding folylpolyglutamate synthase, mitochondrial-like isoform X1, whose protein sequence is MSDFITLFPKKFSFIYIVRNRKFSTFPVFPAKMMQQASKNHDYEACIEALNNLQSNAQYIKLKSASNGNYNGDQLNQVKKYLNRAGLSLDKLDELSVIHVAGTKGKGTTCAFSERILREHGYTTGFYSSPHLFEVRERIRINGKPIARADFAKYFWKVYNALNQTKIDDHDMPLFFRFMTIMAFMVFLEKKVDVAIIEVGIGGEYDCTNVLRKVPVIGITSLGIDHVSLLGSTIETIAWNKAGIMKEGCKAFTVPQPGAAMSVLKKRSIEKKCQLEVVENLHFKFPPNTTSCPPHILNLNASLAVTLCKTWLSITYFTEHNNNLGHLMSKEITEKALFNCTWPGRFQVKHEKNISYYLDGAHTLESIIICANWFKDITKCSKKKKALMFNVTGDRNAEALLRQLHRCNFNVVLFVTNSSGKSTKSDNTISIFKSLDELMEKCEQHKQLWSKLENSDDDSTKTEICKVFPTAVSAIEFLTNQDNFDLLVTGSIHLIGSVLSVLDPNLNEVS, encoded by the exons ATGTCTGATTTCATAACCTTATTTCCAAAGaaatttagttttatttaCATAGTGC GaaatagaaaattttctaCGTTTCCGGTATTTCCAGCCAAGATGATGCAACAAGCATCCAAAAATCACGACTATGAA gCTTGTATTGAAGctttaaacaatttacaaagCAACGCGCAatatatcaaattaaaatcgGCATCTAATGGTAATTACAATGGCGACCAGCTTAAtcaagtgaaaaaatatttgaacag ggCTGGGTTATCTTTGGACAAATTGGATGAATTATCAGTGATCCACGTCGCAGGAACAAAGGGGAAGGGCACGACGTGTGCGTTTTCCGAAAGGATATTAAGAGAACATGGGTACACTACAGGGTTTTACTCTTCACCGCATTTATTCGAGGTCAGAGAAAGAATCAGAATCAACGGTAAACCGATAGCTAGAGCAGACTTCGCCAAGTACTTCTGGAAAGTCTACAATGCCCTAAATCAGACTAAG attgaCGATCATGATATGCCTTTGTTTTTTCGATTCATGACAATTATGGCTTTTATGGTTTTTCTGGAAAAGAAAGTTGACGTCGCGATTATCGAAGTCGGGATAGGAGGAGAGTATGACTGCACAAATGTTTTAAG GAAAGTCCCTGTAATTGGAATAACATCCTTGGGTATAGATCACGTGTCCTTATTAGGGTCTACTATTGAGACAATAGCCTGGAATAAAGCTGGCATCATGAAAGAGGGGTGCAAAGCTTTTACAGTTCCTCAACCAGGGGCCGCCATGAGCGTGCTCAAAAAACGCAGTATTGAGAAAAAG TGCCAACTTGAAGTCGTAGAAAATTTGCACTTTAAATTTCCGCCCAACACAACCTCGTGTCCGCCCCATATCTTAAACTTAAACGCTAGTCTGGCTGTGACGTTATGTAAAACTTGGCTGTCCATAA CTTATTTTACAGAACATAACAATAATTTGGGACATCTCATGTCAAAAGAAATCACAGAAAAAGCACTTTTCAACTGTACTTGGCCTGGCAGGTTTCAAGTGAAACACGAGAAAAACATTTC TTATTACTTGGACGGTGCACACACTCTCGAGAGCATAATTATCTGCGCCAATTGGTTTAAAGATATTACGAAGtgttcaaaaaagaaaaaagctcTCATGTTTAATGTTACTGGCGATCGCAACGCCGAAGCCTTGTTGAGGCAGTTACACCgatgtaattttaatgttgttttgtttgtgaCGAACAGTAGCGGCAAGTCTACAAAGTCAG ATaatacaatttcaatttttaaatcccTAGATGAGTTGATGGAGAAATGCGAGCAACACAAGCAGCTGTGGTCAAAACTGGAAAACAGTGATGACGACTCGACGAAGACAGAAATTTGTAAAGTATTTCCTACCGCAGTTAGTGCCATCGAGTTTCTTACGAATCAAGATAATTTCGATTTGCTGGTTACTGGTTCCATACATTTAATAGGAAGTGTCTTAAGCGTACTAGACCCAAACTTAAATGAAGTAAGTTGA
- the LOC138134399 gene encoding ubiquitin-associated protein 1: protein MANKQVQETPGGYMDNVRVKISEKYKPPPRIGLAMSYAQRLTLNKQIQDTIPQYEFVLEKTVIEKMKEWKTARSVMYQELNERLEKARLQEKKKLEEKLEYQIKNEEAEVSPSSYTNSGPSQCYQQNQSMLMPTQATANSFSNILTPIPLKEQSLSQHSGFKSPEKSPFNISDFDPDTSSPFDNMELKSINDLEELAQVLKGEHEPKTPLRYSTAQSSTSLGYAMVGPSSYTYTIPSSTSYIQPVTSLYSSTNGYYYPPETIQANPAFNPPYNYSNQIESRSFSCSPVQDIKMSNVKSIPDIMKTLQNELDNTHIDNTRNIIEPRKNRSTDVFPKAKIKSDDSSDEFASLPKSMQDMSKSISSMGFPLSRVARVCKILGNDQKKVVEHLLAMSDLLDLGFSESSVSKALLQCDNDRDKALDILIS, encoded by the exons ATGGCCAACAAACAGGTTCAAGAAACGCCTGGAGGTTACATGGATAATGTCAGAGTAAAGATATCAGAAAAATACAAACCCCCACCTCGTATAGGATTAGCTATGTCGTACGCGCAAAGATTGACGTTAAATAAGCAAATACAAGATACAATCCCTCAATATGAGTTTGTTTTAGAGAAGactgttatagaaaaaatgaaagagtGGAAAACTGCTAGATCTGTGATGTATCAAGAATTAAATGAGAGATTGGAGAAAGCAAGACTCCAAGAGAAAAAGAAGTTGGAGGAGAAACTGgaatatcaaattaaaaatgaagagGCAGAAGTGTCTCCCTCTAGTTACACAAACTCAGGACCTAGTCAATGTTACCAACAAAATCAGTCAATGTTGATGCCCACACAGGCAACTGCTAACtcattttcaaacattttaacTCCCATTCCTTTAAAAGAACAGTCTTTGAGCCAACATTCTGGTTTTAAGTCCCCAGAAAAAAGCCCCTTCAACATTTCTGACTTTGACCCTGACACTTCTAGTCCCTTTGATAATATGGAATTAAAGTCAATAAACGACTTAGAAGAGCTGGCACAAGTTTTGAAAGGAGAGCATGAACCCAAAACGCCGCTGCGTTACAGCACGGCACAAAGCAGTACCAGTTTAGGGTATGCCATGGTGGGTCCTAGCAGCTACACCTACACAATCCCCAGTTCCACGAGCTACATACAACCAGTGACGTCGCTTTATTCAAGTACCAACGGGTATTACTATCCCCCCGAGACGATACAAGCAAACCCCGCGTTTAACCCGCCGTACAATTACTCAAATCAAATCGAGAGCAGAAGTTTCAGTTGTTCCCCAGTACAGGACATAAAGATGTCCAACGTCAAAAGCATACCAGATATAATGAAGACTTTGCAAAATGAACTTGATAATACGCATATAGACAATACGAGAAACATAATCGAACCTCGCAAAAATAGAAGTACCGATGTTTTTCctaaagctaaaataaaaagCGACGATTCGTCAGACGAATTCGCTTCGTTACCAAAGAGTATGCAAGATATGTCCAAATCTATCAGTTCAATGGGGTTTCCACTGTCAAGGGTCGCTAGGGTCTGCAAGATTTTAGGAAACGACCAGAAAAAG GTGGTGGAGCATCTGTTGGCGATGTCGGATTTGTTAGATTTAGGATTTTCGGAAAGCAGCGTCTCGAAGGCGCTCCTCCAGTGCGATAACGATAGAGACAAGGCTTTGGACATTCTTATTTCGTAG